A genomic window from Streptomyces sp. WMMC940 includes:
- a CDS encoding TIGR03086 family metal-binding protein: MNTISELLAATAERALPVVRGVTGDALTAPTPCPEYDVRALINHLLQVVVNFQALAAKQDADFSATPDRTAEGDWRETFADECARLVEAWARPGAEEGTTGALGLPARSVGHMVLADLTVHAWDLARATGQEYAPDPEVIAELGPAVEEMAPQARRYGAFGEKVSVPADAPPFARVLAVTGRDPQWSPR, translated from the coding sequence ATGAACACCATCAGCGAACTGCTCGCCGCGACCGCCGAACGCGCCCTCCCCGTGGTGCGCGGGGTGACCGGGGACGCACTCACCGCTCCGACCCCCTGCCCCGAGTACGACGTACGCGCCCTGATCAACCACCTGCTCCAGGTCGTGGTCAACTTCCAGGCGCTGGCGGCCAAGCAGGACGCCGACTTCTCCGCGACACCGGACCGCACGGCGGAGGGGGACTGGCGCGAGACCTTCGCCGACGAGTGCGCGCGCCTGGTCGAGGCCTGGGCCCGGCCCGGTGCGGAGGAGGGCACCACGGGGGCGCTCGGCCTTCCCGCGAGGAGCGTGGGGCACATGGTGCTGGCCGATCTGACCGTGCACGCGTGGGACCTGGCGCGCGCGACCGGGCAGGAGTACGCGCCGGATCCCGAGGTGATCGCGGAACTCGGCCCGGCCGTGGAGGAGATGGCGCCGCAGGCGCGCCGGTACGGCGCGTTCGGGGAGAAGGTCAGTGTTCCGGCGGACGCGCCGCCGTTCGCGCGGGTGCTGGCCGTGACAGGCCGTGATCCGCAGTGGAGTCCGCGCTGA
- a CDS encoding helix-turn-helix domain-containing protein, which produces MASRSEPAGAGGARAAGGPGPRHDTRGIVDAPELFARVRFRRREPAPPLRPYLEHYWLVDWDLPEPYVTHVVPHPSVNAVFQRYGGEEPWAEVAGIGLGLFTQKLRGRGRVCGVQFRPGGFRPFAPGRPVSAWTGRRVPAADVFTATGGSVGAAPSVGPAAVVLPDEEDARVAALDAFLLALRPEADPQADHAMALVERVRTDRTIRRVAQLAAAEGVTARTLQRLFAAYVGVGPKWVILRYRIHEALERAEADGPAAAGAERTVVPGGGTGAAGARSRGAEPDWSALAAELGYSDQAHLVRDFTATVGVPPTAYAATRTPG; this is translated from the coding sequence ATGGCGAGCAGGAGCGAGCCCGCAGGAGCCGGCGGGGCGCGTGCGGCCGGCGGACCGGGACCGCGGCACGACACCCGGGGGATCGTGGACGCGCCGGAGCTGTTCGCACGCGTACGGTTCCGGCGTCGGGAACCGGCCCCTCCCCTGCGCCCGTACCTGGAGCACTACTGGCTCGTCGACTGGGACCTGCCCGAGCCCTATGTCACGCACGTCGTGCCCCATCCGTCGGTGAACGCCGTCTTCCAGCGGTACGGCGGCGAGGAACCGTGGGCCGAGGTCGCCGGCATCGGTCTCGGACTCTTCACCCAGAAGCTGCGGGGGCGGGGGCGGGTCTGCGGGGTGCAGTTCCGGCCCGGCGGGTTCCGCCCCTTCGCGCCCGGGCGGCCGGTGTCGGCGTGGACGGGCCGCCGGGTCCCCGCGGCGGACGTGTTCACCGCGACCGGCGGATCCGTTGGGGCAGCGCCGTCGGTGGGCCCCGCGGCCGTCGTCCTCCCCGACGAGGAGGACGCGAGGGTGGCCGCCCTCGACGCCTTCCTCCTCGCCCTGCGGCCGGAGGCGGATCCGCAGGCGGACCACGCGATGGCCCTGGTCGAGCGGGTGCGCACCGACCGCACGATCCGCCGGGTCGCCCAACTCGCCGCGGCCGAAGGGGTGACGGCGCGTACCCTGCAACGGCTGTTCGCGGCGTACGTCGGTGTCGGACCCAAGTGGGTCATTCTGCGCTACCGCATCCACGAGGCGCTCGAGCGGGCCGAGGCGGACGGCCCGGCCGCAGCGGGCGCGGAACGCACCGTCGTGCCGGGCGGGGGCACGGGTGCGGCCGGAGCGCGTTCCCGGGGCGCCGAGCCGGACTGGTCGGCCCTCGCGGCCGAACTCGGCTACAGCGACCAGGCCCATCTCGTACGGGACTTCACCGCGACGGTCGGTGTCCCGCCCACGGCGTACGCGGCGACGAGGACTCCGGGTTGA
- a CDS encoding Mut7-C RNAse domain-containing protein encodes MNGPEIHISFAPELRLFVPAERRDGRTSLVTDGSSSLGHVVESLGVPLTEAGPLLVDGSRVETSYVPAEGEHVRVLGVERPQRVPGAPLRFLLDVHLGTLARRLRLLGVDAAYESEDIGDAALAALSARERRVMLSRDRGLLRRRELWAGAYVYSDRPDDQLRDVLQRFAPALEPWTRCTACNGRLSDTDKAAVEHHLEQGTQRSYDVFAQCTACERVYWRGAHHARLEAIVEGALREFGGAIA; translated from the coding sequence GTGAACGGACCGGAGATCCACATCAGCTTCGCCCCAGAGCTGCGGCTCTTCGTCCCGGCGGAGCGCCGGGACGGGCGGACCTCCCTCGTCACGGACGGGTCGTCGAGTCTCGGGCACGTCGTCGAATCGCTCGGGGTCCCGCTCACCGAGGCCGGGCCGCTGCTGGTGGACGGAAGCCGTGTGGAGACGTCGTACGTCCCCGCGGAGGGCGAGCACGTCCGGGTCCTGGGCGTCGAACGCCCGCAGCGGGTTCCCGGCGCCCCCCTCCGGTTCCTTCTGGACGTCCATCTGGGGACCCTGGCCCGGCGGCTGCGGCTCCTGGGCGTCGACGCCGCGTACGAGAGCGAGGACATCGGTGACGCCGCGCTGGCCGCCCTCTCGGCGCGCGAGCGGCGCGTGATGCTGTCCCGGGACCGGGGACTGCTGCGCCGCCGCGAGCTCTGGGCCGGCGCGTACGTCTACAGCGACCGCCCCGACGACCAGCTCCGTGACGTACTGCAGCGGTTCGCACCCGCGCTCGAGCCGTGGACCCGCTGCACCGCCTGCAACGGCCGTCTCTCGGACACGGACAAGGCGGCGGTGGAGCACCACCTGGAGCAGGGCACGCAGCGTTCGTACGACGTGTTCGCGCAGTGCACGGCCTGTGAGCGGGTCTACTGGCGCGGCGCCCACCACGCCCGGCTGGAGGCGATCGTCGAGGGCGCGCTGCGCGAGTTCGGCGGCGCGATCGCCTAG
- a CDS encoding FAD-dependent monooxygenase yields MTDRTRTDRTADRSTATPATTETDVTVVGAGPTGLLLAGDLAAAGVRVTVVERRPPTRSNLTRAFGVHARTLELLDARDLADELVSKGTPITGLRLFRRLSLDLSRLPSRFPYLLIAPQYEVERLLERRARAAGVAFRYGTELRGLRQDAGSVTAELREEDGGNATLSSRYLVGTDGMRSSVRQSLGLPFPGVSAIRSILLADVRLSEEPENLLTVNGTGRAFAFIAPFGDGWYRVMGWRRDRSQPDGRPVELDEVRDIARQALGTDYGMRDARWLSRFHSDERQVPEYRRGRVFLAGDAAHVHSPAGGQGMNTGLQDAANLSWKLVAVLRGDAPDPEGLLDTYQSERHPVGARVVRSSGAIVRLAMAHSPLERLTRALATSFLDAVRPAADKAMGMISGTGLSYGAPRGAHRLTGRRAPDLSLREGRLYELLRKGEFVLVTPDGADTAAPAAPGPVSRAHWRGPDRTTLLVRPDGYIAWARD; encoded by the coding sequence ATGACCGACCGAACCCGCACCGACCGGACCGCGGACCGGAGCACCGCCACCCCCGCCACCACGGAGACGGACGTGACGGTCGTGGGGGCCGGGCCCACCGGGCTGCTGCTCGCGGGGGACCTGGCGGCAGCCGGCGTCCGCGTCACCGTCGTCGAGCGCCGGCCGCCGACGAGGAGCAATCTGACCCGGGCCTTCGGGGTGCACGCACGCACCCTCGAGCTCCTGGACGCCCGGGACCTCGCCGACGAGCTGGTGTCGAAGGGCACGCCCATCACGGGCCTACGGCTGTTCCGCCGGCTCTCCCTCGATCTCTCCCGGCTGCCCTCCCGCTTCCCGTACCTGCTGATAGCCCCGCAGTACGAGGTGGAGCGACTGCTCGAGCGCCGTGCGCGCGCCGCCGGGGTCGCCTTCCGGTACGGCACGGAACTGCGCGGCCTGCGCCAGGACGCCGGATCGGTCACCGCCGAGCTCCGCGAGGAGGACGGCGGAAACGCGACGCTGAGCTCCCGCTACCTCGTCGGCACGGACGGGATGCGCAGTTCGGTGAGGCAGTCGCTCGGTCTGCCCTTCCCCGGGGTCTCGGCGATCCGCTCGATCCTGCTCGCGGACGTACGGCTCTCCGAGGAGCCGGAGAACCTGCTGACGGTCAATGGCACGGGCCGGGCCTTCGCCTTCATCGCCCCGTTCGGCGACGGGTGGTACCGCGTGATGGGCTGGCGGCGCGACCGCTCCCAGCCGGACGGCCGGCCGGTCGAACTCGACGAGGTGCGCGACATCGCCCGCCAGGCCCTCGGCACCGACTACGGCATGCGGGACGCCCGCTGGCTCTCCCGCTTCCACAGTGACGAGCGCCAGGTCCCCGAGTACCGCCGGGGCAGGGTCTTCCTCGCCGGGGACGCGGCGCATGTGCACTCGCCCGCGGGCGGCCAGGGCATGAACACCGGCCTTCAGGACGCGGCGAACCTGTCCTGGAAACTCGTCGCCGTCCTCCGCGGCGACGCCCCGGACCCCGAAGGGCTCCTCGACACCTACCAGTCCGAGCGGCACCCGGTCGGTGCCCGAGTGGTGCGCAGCAGCGGGGCGATCGTGCGTCTCGCCATGGCGCACTCACCCCTCGAACGCCTCACCCGTGCCCTGGCCACGAGCTTCCTCGACGCGGTCCGGCCCGCAGCGGACAAGGCGATGGGCATGATCTCGGGCACCGGACTCTCCTACGGGGCCCCGCGCGGCGCCCACCGGCTGACCGGCAGGCGCGCACCGGACCTCTCCCTCAGGGAGGGCCGGCTCTACGAGCTGCTGCGCAAGGGCGAGTTCGTCCTGGTGACACCGGACGGCGCGGACACGGCTGCACCGGCGGCGCCCGGCCCCGTCTCCAGGGCCCACTGGCGCGGCCCGGACCGCACGACCCTCCTGGTCCGGCCGGACGGATACATCGCATGGGCCAGGGACTGA
- a CDS encoding TetR/AcrR family transcriptional regulator — translation MTPEPPPAPRRSDATRAAILEAARERFAAEGYERATIRAIAKDAGIDPSMVMRYYGNKEGLFAAASEIDLRLPELGAMPGRHIGAVLVSHFLDRWEHDEVLTAMLRVGVTNAAGAERMAQVFRGQLLPIADGVCPVAEEVPRRAALVTSQILGMALARYVLRIPPAVDMTRDEVIAWLAPTIQRYLTAEGP, via the coding sequence ATGACCCCGGAACCACCTCCCGCCCCGCGCCGCTCCGACGCCACCCGCGCCGCGATCCTCGAAGCAGCCCGTGAACGCTTCGCCGCGGAGGGGTACGAGCGCGCCACCATCCGTGCCATCGCCAAGGACGCGGGGATCGATCCGTCGATGGTCATGCGGTACTACGGCAACAAGGAGGGGCTGTTCGCCGCGGCCTCCGAGATCGACCTGCGGCTTCCCGAGCTGGGGGCGATGCCCGGACGGCACATCGGCGCCGTGCTCGTCTCCCACTTCCTCGACCGGTGGGAGCACGACGAGGTGCTGACGGCGATGCTCCGCGTCGGTGTCACCAACGCCGCCGGCGCCGAGCGCATGGCGCAGGTGTTCCGGGGACAGCTGCTGCCGATCGCCGACGGGGTGTGCCCCGTAGCGGAAGAGGTTCCGCGCAGGGCAGCGCTCGTCACCTCGCAGATCCTGGGCATGGCCCTCGCCCGCTATGTGCTGCGGATCCCGCCGGCGGTCGACATGACCCGGGACGAAGTGATCGCGTGGCTCGCCCCGACGATCCAGCGGTATCTCACCGCCGAGGGCCCGTAG
- a CDS encoding GNAT family N-acetyltransferase encodes MDDTTPVVRIEPWSEGDFELLRALNAPELTAHLGGPEPEGRLTERHRRYVALSADRSGAGRMYRVVLTVGGEPVGSIGFWEKTWRGGEVYETGWSVLPGFQGRGIATAATLAVVEEARAARRHRRLHAFPSVDNVPSNAVCRKAGFSLIGECDFEYPPGTPLRSNDWRLDLDGP; translated from the coding sequence ATGGACGACACGACACCGGTTGTGCGGATCGAGCCCTGGTCGGAGGGCGACTTCGAGCTGCTCCGGGCCCTGAACGCACCGGAGTTGACGGCGCACCTCGGGGGACCCGAGCCGGAGGGCAGGCTGACCGAGCGGCACCGGCGCTACGTGGCCCTGAGCGCGGACCGGTCCGGGGCGGGGCGGATGTACCGCGTGGTGCTGACGGTCGGCGGGGAGCCCGTCGGATCGATCGGGTTCTGGGAGAAGACCTGGCGCGGCGGCGAGGTCTACGAGACGGGGTGGAGCGTCCTTCCCGGCTTCCAGGGGCGGGGTATCGCGACGGCGGCGACGCTGGCCGTCGTGGAGGAGGCCCGCGCGGCGCGGAGGCACCGCCGTCTGCACGCCTTCCCGTCCGTCGACAACGTCCCGTCGAACGCGGTGTGCCGCAAGGCGGGGTTCTCCCTGATCGGGGAGTGCGACTTCGAGTACCCGCCGGGCACGCCGCTGCGCAGCAACGACTGGCGTCTGGACCTCGACGGACCGTAG